From Staphylococcus delphini, one genomic window encodes:
- the istA gene encoding IS21 family transposase encodes MKGIKPNYAELARQYHCDPRTVKKYYEAGKGNELKKLKTRKTTKRVSKLEPYKTLIDEKLEIGCTAMAIYKYITKKGYEGKYTILREYCKNKKGKEIKKATIRVETHHGIAAQVDWKEDMIMHDKFGKRYQFNIFLYVLHYSKMKYITLTWDRKQDTLFQCLKESFEYTGGVPKEIWFDNMKTVVDCPRTQYRKDANLEPIACRPYRPQTKGSVESLAKFVEQRLRPYDYEFYNAVELISLVNHFCHEMNHNEISQATDCYPM; translated from the coding sequence ATGAAAGGTATAAAACCAAATTACGCTGAGCTGGCTAGACAATATCATTGCGATCCAAGGACAGTAAAAAAATATTATGAAGCTGGGAAAGGCAATGAGTTGAAAAAATTAAAAACAAGGAAAACGACAAAGAGAGTATCAAAATTAGAACCCTATAAAACGCTCATAGACGAAAAATTAGAGATAGGTTGTACGGCTATGGCGATTTATAAATATATTACTAAAAAAGGGTATGAAGGCAAATATACGATTCTAAGAGAATATTGTAAGAATAAAAAAGGGAAGGAAATTAAAAAAGCAACTATACGGGTAGAAACACACCACGGTATAGCTGCTCAAGTAGACTGGAAAGAAGATATGATCATGCATGATAAATTTGGGAAACGTTATCAATTCAATATCTTTCTTTACGTTCTACACTATTCAAAAATGAAGTATATCACATTAACTTGGGATAGAAAACAAGATACATTATTTCAATGTTTGAAAGAATCTTTTGAGTACACTGGAGGTGTTCCTAAGGAAATATGGTTCGATAATATGAAAACGGTCGTTGATTGTCCTAGAACACAATATAGAAAAGATGCAAACCTTGAACCCATCGCGTGTAGGCCTTATAGGCCGCAAACCAAGGGCTCTGTGGAATCTTTAGCTAAATTTGTGGAACAACGTTTAAGGCCCTACGATTACGAATTTTATAACGCTGTTGAACTTATCAGTCTTGTCAATCACTTTTGTCATGAAATGAACCATAACGAAATATCGCAAGCAACTGACTGCTATCCAATGTAA
- a CDS encoding glucosaminidase domain-containing protein: MVKKFGYKTPTIVALTLAGTAFSGHQANAAEQVAPEKTPTNVLDDQYALKQADDAKQTPQGTTLAGSKEYKDPSQIDTAQVDTAAQTETPVEEGQQDAQQPATTDEATSTNHTASKSTDESASPATASIDEGTLNAQANSDEMASNRTQNATEDATKYPYRSSEIDTHEDATVSPDTYQASDTPAQQPSATNVSDSTTAQTEATQANTSTNVNNKEAVATTEDVYATQPQAAVQPEAKATTETAQNKTPQVDTKDTAQVDSKATATQNTTQSAATNQDNTDKVTKRALLTNETKTDATTAKTEAPASATRQADTQAKTTTDKKATTYSAQTATDKDINANPDGPTPPRVGGKGGPPASLSLQSTGQTAFRSAVASKPSAYQPKVKSSINDYIRKQNYKVPVYEEDYSSYFPKYGYRNGVGKPEGIIVHDTANDRSTIDGEISYMKRNYQNAFVHGFINGQRIIETQPTDYLAWGAGAIANERFIHIELVHVHSKEDFARQMNNMADYAATNLQYYGLVPDSAEYDGRGTVWTHDAVSRFLGGTDHTDPHGYLKQHGYSYDELYDLINEKYQVKMGYASPANSSSKPSKPSTNTALKVTTDTGLGRIKDKNSGLYVTVYDKTGKSTSATNQTLKVTKKASLNGQSFYLVTDYATGTYVGWAKQADVEYQTSKAPSKVSKNYTIKSGAKLYQVPWGTSKQVAGTVTGAATQTFKTTLSQTVGKATYLYGTVGKLSGWINASSVAANDQKPSTNTALKVTTDTGLGRIKDKNSGLYVTVYDKTGKSTSATNQTLKVTKKASLNGQSFYLVTDYATGTYVGWAKQADVEYQTSKAPSKVRQNYTIKSGAKLYQVPWGTSKQVAGTVTGAATQTFKTTLSQTVGKATYLYGTVGKLSGWINSTALTVQKAAASSVTKAVSQIGQLNTKNSGIKASIYDKTAKSAARWAGQTYKITKTASANNEDYVLLQNNTGGTPLGWFYAKDVTTRSLGAETAIKGNYTVNSKTSGLYAMPWGTTKQRVDTLKNGASRLFTASKSVKVGNDTFLFGTVNQKLGWINQKDLTAVAAKVANIKTASNSAVKGAAITTLKKVEDYVITNKNGYYYTKVGDSKSAGALKGFYQQLFKVEKSSLLNGITWYYGAFQNGTKGWIKAADVRSSFIQHTAVSSTLKAALDKQMALTYPPQVQRVAGKWVNANRSETEKAMNTAALEKDPTLMYQFLKLDQYQGLGAEELNKLLRGKGILEGQGAAFKEAAQKHNINEVYLMSHAFLETGNGTSQLANGGHVDKNNKVVTTGKPKYYNMFGIGAIDTDALRNGFKTAERYGWNTVSKAIIGGAKFIRDQYIGSGQNTLYRMRWNPEHPATHQYATDINWANVNAQRMKYFYDQIGETGKYFDVDVYKK; encoded by the coding sequence ATGGTCAAAAAATTTGGTTATAAAACACCTACAATCGTTGCACTTACTTTGGCTGGAACTGCATTTTCTGGGCACCAAGCCAATGCCGCTGAACAAGTTGCACCTGAAAAAACACCTACGAATGTACTTGATGATCAATACGCTTTAAAACAAGCTGATGATGCGAAACAAACGCCACAAGGCACAACACTTGCAGGTTCAAAAGAATACAAGGATCCTTCACAAATTGATACGGCTCAAGTCGATACAGCAGCACAAACTGAAACGCCCGTAGAAGAAGGACAACAAGACGCACAACAACCTGCTACAACTGATGAAGCGACATCAACAAATCATACTGCATCAAAAAGTACAGATGAAAGTGCATCACCTGCAACAGCTTCTATAGATGAAGGCACATTAAACGCCCAAGCCAATTCAGATGAAATGGCTAGTAACCGTACACAAAACGCTACTGAAGATGCGACAAAATATCCTTATCGTTCAAGTGAAATCGATACACATGAAGACGCAACTGTGTCACCAGATACATATCAAGCATCGGACACGCCTGCGCAACAACCTTCAGCAACAAATGTAAGCGATTCAACAACAGCACAAACTGAAGCGACGCAAGCAAATACGTCAACAAATGTAAATAACAAAGAGGCTGTTGCGACAACAGAAGATGTATATGCTACACAACCTCAAGCAGCTGTACAACCTGAAGCGAAGGCAACGACGGAAACAGCTCAAAATAAAACACCTCAAGTTGACACAAAAGACACAGCGCAAGTTGACAGTAAAGCAACAGCAACTCAAAATACAACACAGTCAGCAGCGACGAATCAAGACAATACTGACAAAGTCACAAAACGCGCATTATTGACAAACGAAACAAAAACGGATGCTACAACAGCGAAAACAGAAGCACCTGCTTCAGCAACACGTCAAGCTGATACACAGGCGAAAACGACAACAGACAAGAAGGCAACAACTTACAGTGCACAAACAGCAACTGACAAAGACATCAATGCGAATCCGGACGGTCCAACACCTCCACGCGTTGGCGGTAAAGGCGGTCCCCCTGCTTCACTTTCACTCCAATCGACTGGTCAAACCGCATTCCGTTCAGCTGTCGCTAGTAAACCGAGTGCATATCAACCTAAAGTGAAATCGTCTATCAATGACTATATTCGTAAGCAAAACTATAAAGTGCCGGTATACGAAGAAGATTATTCAAGTTACTTCCCTAAATACGGTTATCGTAATGGAGTCGGTAAACCTGAAGGCATCATCGTGCATGATACAGCAAATGACCGCTCTACCATTGATGGCGAAATCAGCTACATGAAACGAAATTATCAGAATGCATTCGTGCACGGTTTTATTAATGGTCAACGTATTATTGAAACACAACCGACAGATTATTTAGCATGGGGTGCTGGTGCCATTGCCAATGAACGTTTTATTCATATCGAGCTTGTTCACGTTCATTCGAAAGAAGATTTTGCACGTCAAATGAACAATATGGCGGATTACGCAGCAACAAACTTACAATATTATGGCCTTGTACCGGATAGTGCTGAATATGATGGTCGTGGTACAGTTTGGACACATGATGCTGTTTCTAGATTTTTAGGTGGTACAGACCATACCGATCCACATGGGTATTTAAAACAACATGGTTATTCGTATGATGAGTTATATGATTTAATCAATGAAAAATACCAAGTGAAAATGGGTTATGCTTCACCTGCTAACTCGTCTTCAAAACCATCAAAACCATCAACGAATACCGCATTAAAAGTAACAACTGACACAGGTCTCGGTCGCATTAAAGATAAAAATAGTGGCTTATATGTAACAGTATATGATAAAACTGGTAAAAGCACTTCAGCCACAAATCAAACCTTAAAAGTAACGAAAAAAGCAAGTCTAAATGGGCAATCATTCTACTTAGTAACAGACTATGCCACAGGAACATATGTCGGTTGGGCTAAACAAGCTGATGTCGAATATCAAACAAGTAAAGCCCCTTCTAAAGTGAGCAAAAATTATACGATTAAATCAGGCGCGAAATTGTATCAAGTGCCTTGGGGTACAAGTAAACAAGTTGCCGGTACAGTGACAGGTGCTGCAACACAAACATTCAAAACAACACTATCACAAACTGTAGGTAAAGCAACCTACTTGTACGGTACTGTTGGTAAATTATCGGGTTGGATTAATGCGAGCAGTGTTGCAGCAAACGACCAAAAACCATCAACGAATACCGCATTAAAAGTAACAACTGACACAGGTCTCGGTCGCATTAAAGATAAAAATAGTGGCTTATATGTAACAGTATATGATAAAACTGGTAAAAGCACTTCAGCCACAAACCAAACCTTAAAAGTAACGAAAAAAGCAAGTCTAAATGGGCAATCATTCTACTTAGTAACAGACTATGCCACAGGAACATATGTCGGTTGGGCTAAACAAGCTGATGTCGAATATCAAACAAGTAAAGCCCCTTCTAAAGTGAGGCAAAATTATACGATTAAATCAGGCGCGAAATTGTATCAAGTGCCATGGGGTACAAGTAAACAGGTTGCCGGTACAGTGACAGGTGCTGCAACACAAACATTCAAAACAACACTATCCCAAACTGTAGGTAAAGCAACCTACTTGTACGGTACAGTTGGTAAATTATCGGGTTGGATTAATTCAACAGCATTAACAGTACAAAAAGCAGCAGCAAGTAGCGTCACAAAAGCAGTTTCTCAAATCGGTCAACTGAACACGAAAAATAGCGGTATCAAGGCTTCTATTTATGACAAAACAGCAAAAAGTGCAGCGAGATGGGCAGGTCAAACTTATAAAATTACAAAAACAGCTTCTGCCAATAACGAAGACTATGTATTACTGCAAAACAATACAGGAGGCACGCCACTCGGTTGGTTTTATGCAAAAGATGTCACAACACGTAGCTTAGGTGCAGAAACAGCTATTAAAGGTAATTACACAGTCAATAGTAAAACATCTGGCCTCTACGCTATGCCTTGGGGTACAACGAAACAACGTGTCGATACATTAAAAAATGGAGCAAGTCGTTTATTTACAGCTTCAAAATCAGTTAAAGTCGGTAATGATACATTCTTATTCGGTACAGTGAATCAAAAATTGGGTTGGATTAATCAAAAAGACTTAACAGCTGTAGCGGCAAAAGTCGCAAACATTAAAACCGCATCGAACAGCGCTGTTAAAGGGGCCGCAATCACAACTTTGAAAAAAGTAGAAGATTACGTGATTACGAACAAAAACGGTTATTATTACACTAAAGTTGGAGATTCGAAATCGGCTGGTGCTTTAAAAGGCTTTTATCAACAACTTTTTAAAGTCGAAAAATCATCTTTACTGAATGGTATTACTTGGTACTATGGCGCATTCCAAAATGGTACGAAAGGATGGATTAAAGCAGCTGACGTACGCTCATCATTCATTCAACACACTGCAGTCAGTAGCACATTGAAAGCAGCACTCGATAAACAAATGGCGTTGACTTACCCGCCTCAAGTTCAACGTGTAGCTGGTAAGTGGGTCAATGCGAATCGTTCAGAAACTGAAAAAGCAATGAATACCGCAGCACTTGAAAAAGATCCGACACTCATGTATCAATTTTTAAAACTTGATCAATACCAAGGTCTCGGCGCGGAAGAACTCAATAAATTGTTAAGAGGTAAAGGCATTTTAGAAGGTCAAGGTGCCGCGTTTAAAGAAGCCGCACAAAAGCATAACATTAATGAGGTTTACTTAATGTCTCACGCATTTTTAGAAACAGGTAACGGGACTTCTCAACTTGCGAATGGCGGTCACGTAGATAAAAATAATAAAGTCGTAACAACAGGTAAACCGAAGTATTACAACATGTTCGGTATCGGGGCAATCGATACAGACGCTTTACGCAATGGCTTTAAAACTGCTGAAAGATATGGTTGGAATACGGTCAGCAAAGCGATTATCGGTGGCGCGAAATTCATCCGTGATCAATACATCGGTTCAGGACAAAACACATTGTATCGTATGCGTTGGAATCCAGAACACCCTGCCACACATCAATATGCGACTGATATTAATTGGGCAAATGTGAACGCACAACGTATGAAATATTTCTATGATCAAATCGGTGAAACAGGTAAATACTTCGACGTCGATGTGTATAAGAAGTAA
- a CDS encoding MFS transporter, whose amino-acid sequence MLKIIVFRLFNSFTLAYTFLFLIYLKDIDIDVFHIGILFSVIYTSNIVAEIPFGYFADTKSKKLSYYIGSLFTMFSLAILIAYRSFNLLIIGSILYGIGMSGKSGSAEAVLINSLNKDDQKVYFEIGNTINLYSNAFMAILIGYLYKLNMVSPFYISYIAELLLFTFLIFIKETKVTEDKELIKRSVFRDTKFSILKNYDVYVFLSFIYLVIPQLSVYLPAYLKTHIEVEYISMLIFLFNIIPIFGAKIYNKKLRNIENKYVLYMTLIYFTVLLFMMSISNFYLFLFLYGLSRVANGWIFMVISKMINSISTDENRATMLSIKSTVMSLMFVFSDPLFGYIISRHSIKFSYFISGLIILTGIIIFTFSRRDKDV is encoded by the coding sequence ATGTTAAAAATTATTGTATTCCGCCTTTTCAACTCATTTACACTTGCCTACACCTTTTTATTTTTAATCTATTTAAAAGATATTGATATTGATGTTTTTCATATTGGGATTTTATTTTCAGTTATTTATACCTCTAATATAGTCGCAGAAATTCCATTTGGTTATTTTGCTGATACAAAATCAAAAAAATTAAGTTATTACATTGGATCGCTTTTTACTATGTTTTCATTGGCCATATTGATCGCGTATAGAAGTTTTAATCTTTTAATAATAGGGTCAATATTGTACGGGATAGGTATGTCTGGAAAATCCGGTTCAGCTGAGGCTGTTCTTATTAACAGTTTAAATAAAGATGATCAAAAAGTTTACTTTGAAATAGGAAACACAATCAATTTATATTCAAATGCTTTCATGGCCATATTGATAGGATATCTATATAAGTTGAATATGGTGTCACCATTTTATATTTCTTACATAGCTGAGTTGCTCTTATTTACTTTTTTAATATTCATCAAAGAGACAAAAGTGACTGAAGATAAAGAACTAATAAAGCGTTCGGTATTTCGTGATACTAAGTTTTCTATATTAAAAAATTATGATGTATACGTATTTTTGTCTTTTATATATTTAGTGATACCGCAACTATCAGTTTACTTACCCGCTTATTTAAAAACGCATATTGAAGTTGAATATATTAGCATGCTTATATTTTTGTTTAATATCATTCCTATATTTGGCGCTAAGATATACAATAAAAAACTTAGAAATATTGAGAATAAATATGTGCTATATATGACGCTCATATATTTTACAGTGTTATTATTCATGATGAGTATTTCTAATTTCTATCTCTTTTTATTTCTATATGGCTTATCAAGAGTGGCTAATGGATGGATTTTTATGGTGATTTCAAAAATGATTAATTCTATTTCAACCGATGAGAATAGAGCGACGATGTTATCTATAAAGAGTACAGTAATGAGTTTAATGTTTGTTTTTTCAGACCCATTATTCGGATATATCATTTCAAGGCATAGTATAAAATTTAGTTATTTCATTTCTGGATTGATTATTCTAACAGGAATCATCATTTTTACATTTTCAAGGAGGGATAAGGATGTTTAA
- a CDS encoding ATP-binding protein: MGYTPISKEQADLFYQLMSLRYEMKSTIITTNIPFSSWGDSFSNKIASAAIIDRLIHHSKIFKITGDSYRLKDYKSEKSLNIRHS, from the coding sequence ATAGGCTATACACCCATTTCAAAAGAACAGGCAGACCTCTTCTATCAATTGATGTCACTAAGATATGAAATGAAATCCACGATTATAACGACGAATATCCCTTTTTCTAGTTGGGGCGACTCATTTAGTAACAAGATAGCGTCAGCAGCCATTATTGATAGACTTATTCACCATTCAAAAATATTTAAAATTACAGGCGATTCATACCGACTTAAAGACTATAAAAGTGAAAAAAGTTTAAACATACGTCATTCTTAA
- a CDS encoding GNAT family N-acetyltransferase, translating into MIKTVETEQEYQDVLFVRETVFIDEQGVSREEEIDEHEHTAQYVIAYNDDQQPIATARFRHVDGSAKVERVAVLQSARGLGIGKQLMQYLEQVAYEQGHRHFKLGAQTHAIPFYESLGYHTYGEEFLDAGIPHYHMEKHLTS; encoded by the coding sequence ATGATTAAAACAGTCGAAACGGAACAAGAATATCAAGACGTTCTCTTCGTTCGTGAAACAGTATTTATCGATGAACAAGGTGTTTCTCGAGAAGAAGAAATTGATGAACATGAACATACCGCACAATATGTCATTGCCTACAACGATGACCAACAGCCTATCGCAACAGCGCGTTTTCGTCATGTAGATGGCAGTGCTAAAGTTGAACGTGTCGCCGTGTTGCAAAGTGCTCGTGGCTTAGGTATTGGCAAACAACTCATGCAATATCTTGAACAAGTCGCATATGAACAAGGCCACCGTCATTTCAAATTAGGTGCCCAAACACATGCGATCCCATTTTATGAATCTTTAGGCTATCATACGTATGGCGAAGAATTTTTAGATGCAGGAATCCCTCACTATCATATGGAAAAGCACCTCACATCATAG
- a CDS encoding DUF2538 family protein, whose amino-acid sequence MARHTQDKIRHINGIFNMLEQQIIHSKDMAHFRQELFYVNHTHRENYEALLLYYQESETNPVINAACYIVALPEIFDAIDVFESPLPFSWVYDENGLTPAMQNLSVPIQYLVAAALEVTDVNIFKPSGYTMGMNNWNLVQMRLFWQYTALVRQQAM is encoded by the coding sequence ATGGCACGTCATACACAAGATAAAATTAGACATATCAATGGCATTTTTAATATGCTCGAGCAACAAATCATTCACAGTAAAGACATGGCGCATTTTCGCCAAGAGTTGTTCTATGTGAATCATACACATCGTGAAAATTATGAAGCGCTATTGCTTTATTATCAGGAAAGTGAAACGAACCCTGTCATCAATGCCGCATGTTATATCGTCGCGCTTCCTGAAATTTTTGATGCGATTGATGTCTTTGAATCGCCGCTACCGTTTTCTTGGGTTTATGATGAGAATGGCTTAACACCCGCAATGCAAAACTTAAGCGTGCCGATTCAATATCTTGTCGCTGCGGCATTAGAAGTGACAGACGTGAATATTTTCAAACCTTCTGGCTATACAATGGGCATGAACAACTGGAATCTCGTACAAATGCGCCTTTTCTGGCAATATACTGCCCTCGTACGCCAACAAGCGATGTAA